A stretch of Episyrphus balteatus chromosome 2, idEpiBalt1.1, whole genome shotgun sequence DNA encodes these proteins:
- the LOC129911495 gene encoding probable cytochrome P450 28d1 produces the protein MPTCQMKIEIENSYLWNFGHWRKRGVTEITPIPFYGSFPSMVTKKRAVIYDQDDIYRKYHQDEDFVGVYSIRSPELMVLNPEFVHKVFVTDFKSFQVNEMSTWINVKKERFFSHNPFSLKGDAWKERRQEITFALTLNKIKSAYPVAQETSTGLIKYMKDKYRSTTAKEVNASELSLRYTSEVVTDSVLGFNAANFTDKPSPIFGTTDALFDKTTIFSIYAVLAGFWPNIKHIYKGRIFQKAHENFFTKLIGSAFDAHQQQRMNRGDFLSYIIQMREKKDLSLDDIVGHTMTFLLDGYTTSAMVMSLCLYQLAKYPNEQEKIFIEIQENLNSKGKLDFEKLDTMTYLEQCIHESMRLTPLNLFWKKICTEPIVFTNSKSGKNLLLKPGDVVRVPIYSFCHDEQYFPNPEEFIPDRFSPENGGVKKYRDMGVFLPFGDGPRTCMGIKFALTHIKAAIAEIVKNFTFKLNSRTRRDILYHPTFVFANLVGGIWLDFEERK, from the exons tATGGAATTTTGGTCACTGGAGGAAACGAGGTGTAACAGAAATCACACCTATACCATTCTATGGTAGCTTTCCTAGTATGGTTACCAAAAAACGAGCTGTTATCTATGACCAGGATGATATTTATAG GAAATATCACCAGGATGAAGATTTTGTTGGTGTTTACAGTATTCGCTCACCAGAGCTGATGGTACTTAACCCTGAATTTGTGCACAAAGTTTTTGTAACAGATTTTAAGAGCTTTCAAGTTAATGAGATGTCAACTTGG ATAAACGTTAAAAAGGAAAGGTTTTTCAGTCACAATCCATTTAGTTTAAAAGGAGATGCTTGGAAAGAACGTCGACAAGAAATTACATTTGCATTAACACTAAATAAG ataAAATCTGCTTATCCAGTAGCTCAGGAAACAAGCACAGGACTCATTAAATACATGAAAGACAAATACAGATCTACAACAGCAAAGGAAGTTAATGCCAGTGAg ttaAGTCTACGATACACTTCCGAAGTTGTAACGGACAGCGTTTTAGGTTTCAATGCAGCAAATTTTACTGATAAACCGTCACCAATATTCGGCACTACTGATGCACTATTTGATAAAACTACAATTTTCTCAATATATGCAGTATTAGCTGGATTCTGGCCAAATATCAAACACATTTACAAAGGAAGAATCTTTCAAAAAGcacatgaaaatttttttacaaaacttattGGTTCAGCTTTTGATGCTCATCAACAACAAAGAATGAATCGCGGTGATTTTTTGAGTTACATCATACAAATGCGGGAGAAGAAAGACCTCTCGTTAGATGATATTGTTGGCCATACAATGACTTTTTTATTGGATGGATATACAACTTCGGCAATGGTTATGTCATTGTGTTTATATCAG TTAGCTAAATATCCAAATGAACAAgagaaaattttcattgaaattcaaGAAAACCTCAACAGCAAGGGAAAACTAGATTTTGAAAAGCTTGACACGATGACATATTTGGAACAATGCATTCATG AGAGTATGCGACTTACTCCATTAAATCTGTTTTGGAAGAAAATTTGTACTGAACCAATTGTGTTTACCAATAGTAAAAGTGGAAAAAATCTTCTACTTAAACCTGGAGATGTAGTTCGTGTCCCAATTTACAGTTTTTGCCATGATGAACAATATTTTCCAAATCCCGAGGAATTTATTCCAGATCGTTTTAGTCCAGAAAATGGAGGTGTCAAAAAATACCGTGACATGGGTGTATTTTTGCCATTCGGTGATGGGCCAAGAACTTGCATGGGCATCAAATTCGCACTAACACATATTAAGGCTGCTATTGCTGAGATTGTTAAGAATTTCacattcaaattgaattcaagGACAAGAAGAGATATACTTTATCATCcaacttttgtttttgcaaatcTCGTTGGTGGAATTTGGTTAGACTTTGAAGAaaggaaataa
- the LOC129911502 gene encoding ankyrin repeat and SAM domain-containing protein 6-like, producing METYRCAYRDPHSPLTPLTPISDITLRKTFRDHSLSLIPITKITLNQCPTPKRKRSAVALTKNKSSPNNPPCAVKIELTATKTPEEDKAAKKSSYLLNLRKILTPNSRPTPKSIDLSPRFGNQKSSPTSSSKRSRFTCFKNSPSNERPNSPRVLKILQDIGQEKYSDIFRKEEIDLDVFRLLTKGDLVKLGVDQENDIQVILKAAQLD from the exons atggaAACTTATAGGTGTGCTTACAGAG ATCCACATTCACCATTGACACCATTAACCCCAATATCTGATATAACGCTGAGGAAAACCTTTCGTGATCACTCGCTCAGTTTAATACCAATTACAAAAATAACTCTTAATCAATGTCCCACTCCAAAACGTAAACGATCTGCTGTAGCCCTAACCAAGAACAAATCATCACCAAATAATCCACCATGTGCTGTCAAAATTGAATTGACTGCCACAAAAACACCCGAAGAAGATAAAGCCGCAAAAAAGTccagttatttattaaatttaagaaaaattctcacaCCAAACTCTAGGCCAACACCGAAATCCATTGATCTATCACCCAGATTTGGTAATCAAAAATCCTCACCAACATCATCAAGCAAACGATCGAGGTTCACGTGTTTTAAGAATTCTCCATCAAATGAAAGACCAAACAGTCCGAGGgtcttgaaaattttacaagatatAGGCCAAGAGAAGTACAgtgatatttttagaaaagaagAAATCGACTTGGATGTCTTTCGGCTTCTAACAAAAGGTGATCTAGTTAAGTTGGGTGTTGACCAAGAAAACGATATTCAAGTGATACTGAAGGCGGCTCAGCTGGATTAG
- the LOC129909504 gene encoding uncharacterized protein LOC129909504 codes for MKIFCIVFVALFAMATSASISGQIIQVSKPRLVPAVQKPSVKVVSVTQHRVVPVVQQRLVPVAKAKLVQVSVPRPTAQPRLIISKVSQSQPLLVPAAKPRVQVQVVRSQQQPARPLSLAQGLRPGSQVHHVQVIKKSN; via the exons ATGAAA ATTTTTTGCATCGTGTTCGTCGCCTTGTTCGCCATGGCTACCAGTGCTTCTATTAGTGGTCAGATTATTCAAGTCAGTAAGCCTCGGCTTGTGCCAGCAGTTCAGAAACCAAGTGTCAAAGTAGTGTCAGTAACCCAACATCGCGTAGTACCTGTTGTTCAACAACGCTTAGTGCCAGTAGCTAAAGCAAAATTAGTGCAAGTTTCTGTACCACGCCCAACTGCCCAGCCACGCCTTATTATCTCTAAGGTTTCCCAGTCCCAGCCACTCTTAGTTCCAGCTGCTAAGCCTCGTGTCCAAGTACAAGTTGTTCGTTCTCAACAACAACCAGCTCGTCCACTTTCTCTTGCACAAGGACTTCGTCCCGGTTCACAAGTTCATCATGTTCAAGTTATtaagaaatcaaattaa